In Clarias gariepinus isolate MV-2021 ecotype Netherlands chromosome 9, CGAR_prim_01v2, whole genome shotgun sequence, a single window of DNA contains:
- the LOC128529756 gene encoding cytochrome c1, heme protein, mitochondrial, with translation MERACAVLPTLVSVGAEMAALRVCVWRSTGRALLHSKPPVQFSRANLSFASLSKGRKAAISTLGVLTAGGAGLALILHQSVKASDLELHAPTYPWSHAGMLSALDHASIRRGYQVYKQVCAACHSMEYLAFRNLVGVSHTEEEVKALAEEIEVVDGPDESGEMFTRPGKLSDYFPKPYSNPEAARAANNGALPPDLSYIVNARHGGEDYVFSLLTGYCDPPAGVTLREGLYYNPYFPGQAIAMAPPIYNEVLEYDDGTPATMSQVAKDVCTFLRWAAEPEHDQRKKMGLKLLMGSAILLPLVYYLKRHRWSVLKSRKIAYRPPK, from the exons ATGGAACGCGCATGCGCAGTTTTGCCTACGCTGGTCAGTGTTGGAGCAGAAATGGCGGCGCtccgggtgtgtgtgtggcggtcCACCGGCAGAGCTTTACTCCACTCAAAACCTCCAGTTCAGTTCTCTCGA gcaAATCTGTCCTTTGCCAGTTTATCCAAGGGCAGAAAAGCAGCGATCTCTACCCTGGGTGTGTTGACAGCAGGAGGAGCCGGCCTCGCACTGATTTTACATCAGTCAGTAAAAGCCTCTGACCTGGAGCTACATGCGCCAACTTATCCATGGAGCCATGCTGGCATGCTGTCTGCTTTAGATCATGCCAG CATCCGACGTGGTTATCAGGTGTACAAGCAGGTGTGTGCAGCCTGCCATAGTATGGAGTATCTGGCCTTCCGAAACCTGGTTGGTGTGTCGCACACAGAGGAAGAAGTCAAGGCCCTTGCTGAAGAG ATTGAGGTAGTAGATGGACCAGACGAATCGGGAGAGATGTTCACTCGTCCTGGGAAACTGTCTGATTACTTCCCAAAGCCGTACTCTAACCCAGAAGCTGCTCGTGCCGCTAACAATGGAGCTCTTCCCCCTGACCTCAGCTATATAGTCAATGCCAG GCATGGTGGAGAGGACTATGTTTTCTCACTGTTGACTGGTTACTGTGATCCCCCTGCTGGTGTGACTTTGAGAGAGGGACTCTACTACAACCCCTACTTTCCTGGCCAGGCCATTGCCATGGCTCCGCCCATCTATAATGAGGTCTTGGAGTACGATGATG GCACGCCAGCCACAATGAGCCAGGTGGCAAAGGACGTGTGCACTTTCCTGCGCTGGGCAGCCGAACCAGAACACGATCAGCGGAAAAAAATGGGTCTTAAG CTGCTTATGGGCTCAGCGATCCTCCTGCCGCTGGTGTACTACCTGAAGAGGCACCGCTGGTCTGTACTTAAGAGCAGGAAGATTGCCTACAGGCCACCAAAGTAA
- the LOC128530815 gene encoding charged multivesicular body protein 4c: MSLFGKLFGSGGKGEKAPSPQEAIQKLRETEEMLTKKQDFLEKKIEAELLTAKKNGTKNKRAALQALKRKKRYEKQLGQIDGTLSTIEYQREALENANTNTEVLKNMGLAAKAMKNAHQNMDIDKVDELMQDITEQQELAQEISDAISKPVGFGEEFDEDELLAELEELEQEELDNTLLEISGPENVPLPSVPSTSLPSKPAKTRKEEDDDEMEELKAWAL, translated from the exons ATGTCTTTGTTTGGGAAGTTGTTCGGGAGCGGGGGGAAAGGGGAAAAAGCCCCAAGTCCTCAGGAGGCGATCCAGAAACTCCGTGAGACCGAGGAGATGTTGACGAAGAAACAGGATTTTTTGGAAAAGAAGATTGAGGCGGAACTGCTAACAGCGAAGAAGAACGGCACGAAAAACAAACGAG CTGCACTCCAGGCCCTGAAGAGGAAGAAGCGTTATGAAAAGCAGCTGGGTCAGATCGATGGCACTCTCTCCACCATTGAGTATCAACGAGAAGCTTTGGAGAACGCCAACACTAACACAGAAGTGCTTAAAAACATGGGCCTTGCTGCCAAGGCCATGAAGAACGCTCACCAGAACAT GGATATAGACAAAGTAGATGAGCTCATGCAGGACATCACAGAACAGCAGGAGCTGGCACAGGAGATATCTGATGCTATTTCGAAACCAGTCGGCTTTGGAGAAGAGTTTGACGAG gatgaaTTGCTCGCTGAACTTGAGGAGCTAGAACAGGAGGAACTGGACAATACCCTGCTGGAAATCAGTGGTCCAGAGAACGTCCCACTGCCCAGCGTGCCTTCAACTTCATTACCTTCCAAACCAG CCAAGACTAGaaaggaggaggatgatgatgaaatGGAGGAGCTGAAAGCTTGGGCACTGTGA
- the eif2s2 gene encoding eukaryotic translation initiation factor 2 subunit 2 yields MSEDEILFDPSTTKKKKKKKKPFMLDEEADGVGEETQQAEPREIEPEAGEEREVEPEEEEGKKKEITDDLDDLNFFNQKKKKKKPKKVFDNDIEEGMKELKIEGEQPEAMEDDDLDLMLPAKKKKPKKVEFVEEGDTAEKDDALEDDESKISDGITFSSQTGPAWAGSERDYTYDELLSRVFNIMREKNPDMVAGEKRKFVMKPPQVVRVGTKKTSFVNFTDICKLLHRQPKHLLAFLLAELGTSGSIDGNNQLVIKGRFQQKQIENVLRRYIKEYVTCHTCRSPETILQKDTRLYFLQCETCHSRCSVASIKTGFQAVTGKRAQLRAKAN; encoded by the exons ATGTCAGAAGACGAG ATCTTATTCGACCCCAGCACGaccaagaaaaagaagaagaagaagaagccctTTATGCTTGATGAGGAAGCTGATGGAGTTGGCGAGGAGACGCAGCAGGCCGAGCCACGGGAGATCGAGCCTGAGGCCGGAGAGGAGCGTGAGGTCGAGCCTGAGGAAGAGGAAGGGAAGAAAAAAG AGATCACAGATGACCTAGACGATTTAAATTTCTTCaatcagaagaaaaagaaaaagaagccgAAGAAAGTGTTTGACAATGACATCGAAGAAGGCATGAAG GAGCTGAAAATTGAAGGCGAGCAACCTGAAGCAATGGAAGATGACGACTTGGACTTGATGTTGCcagcaaagaagaaaaagccGAAGAAGGTGGAGTTTGTCGAGGAAGGTGATACAGCTGAGAAGGACGACG ctctGGAGGATGATGAAAGTAAAATTTCCGATGGCATCACGTTCAGCTCTCAGACTGGCCCGGCTTGGGCAGGCTCAGAGAGAGACTACACGTACGATGAG CTGCTAAGTCGCGTATTTAACATCATGAGGGAAAAGAATCCTGACATGGTGGCGGGCGAGAAGAGAAAATTTGTCATGAAGCCACCTCAAGTGGTGCGAGTTGGAACAAAGAAAACATCTTTCGTCAACTTCACGGACATCTGCAAACT GTTGCATCGACAGCCTAAACATCTTTTGGCTTTCTTACTGGCTGAGTTGGGAACAAG cGGTTCTATAGATGGAAATAATCAGCTGGTGATCAAAGGCCGATTTCAGCAAAAACAAATAGAGAACGTCTTAAGAAGATACATTA aGGAATACGTGACCTGTCACACGTGTCGCTCTCCAGAGACCATCCTGCAGAAGGACACTCGGCTGTACTTCCTTCAGTGCGAGACGTGTCATTCGCGATGCTCTGTGGCCAGCATTAAAACAGGTTTCCAGGCCGTCACGGGCAAGAGAGCGCAGCTCCGTGCCAAAGCCAACTAA